The window TCAGGTCGGCAGAGACACCCTGTGGCATGAAGTAGGCCGGCAGGTTGACGGAAGGATCCATGAACCAGGCGCCGCCGGACATGCCGAGCCCGACACGCGACATCGACTCGACGCCTCCGGCGATGACGATTTCGTCCGCCCCTTGCGCGATTTTTGCGCTGCCGAAATTGACCGCATCGAGACCGGAGGCGCAGAAGCGGGAAATCTGCATGCCGGGCGCCCGCGTCGAATAGCCGGCCTCGAAGGCAGCCGCCTTCGGGATCACCGCGCCTGCGTCCATGACCGGATCGACGCAGCCCATTATGATGTCGTCGACAGTCGCGGTATCGAGCCCGTTGCGGTCACGCACGGCCTCGAGCACCTTGGCCGCGAGGCGGACGGAGGGCACCTCATGTAGCGCACCGTCCTTCTTGCCGCGGCCGCGCGGCGTGCGCACGTGGTCGTAAACGAAGACTTTCGTCATCTCTTGATCTCCCTTTCGGCGGCACCCCGGGCGCCAGCATATGAACATTGGAGCGGGATGCGGGCGGAATACCGCGGCACAAGTCTCTCATCCAACCCCAGCTTGAAATCAGAATGCGGCGGCGTCCAGAGCCATCATCGTGTCGGCACCGGTTTCGATGCGGGCCTTACGAAGCGCCGTCTCCGGCATGATGCGTTCCATGAAGAAACGCGCCGTGATCAGCTTGTTCCTGAGATAATCGGCATTGCCGGCCCCTCCTGCCGCGAGTCTCTCCTCCGCGGTCTTCGCGATCTTCGCCCACATGTAGCCGAGCACGACGAGGCCGAAGAGGTGCATGTAGTCAGTCGAACCGGCGCCGGCATTTTCGGGCTTGGCCATCGCGTTCTGCATGAACCACATCGTGGCGGCCTGCAGGTCGTTCAGGCCTTTCTTGAGAGCCTTGGTGTAGGCGGAGAGCCTGTCGTCGCCACGGTTCTCCTCGCAGAAATCGCCTATTTCCTTGAACAGAGCCATAACGGCGCGGCCGCCATTCATCGCCAGCTTGCGGCCGACGAGGTCGAGTGCCTGGATACCGTTCGCGCCCTCGTAGATCATGGCGATGCGGGCGTCGCGCACATACTGGCTCATACCGTGCTCTTCGATATAGCCGTGGCCGCCAAAGACCTGCTGCGCCATGACCGCGTGATCGAAACCCTTGTCGGTCAGTACGCCCTTCAGGATCGGCGTCATCAGGCTGAGCAGGTCATCGGCCGTTTGCCGGTCCGCCTCTTTGTCGGAACGGTGGGCGATGTCGGATTGCAGCGCCGTCCAGAGGGTGAAGGCCCGGCCCGCCTCGTTGAAGGCCTTGATCGTCATCAGCGTGCGGCGAATGTCGGGATGGACGATGATCGGATCCGCCTTCTTGTCCGGCTCCTTGGCGCCGGAAAGCGACCGCCCCTGCAGGCGCTCGCGGGCATAGTTCGCGGCATTCTGGTAGGCGATCTCGGCGATCGCCAACCCCTGCATGCCGACGCCGAGGCGAGCCTCGTTCATCATCACGAACATGGCGTTGAGGCCCTTGTTTTCCGCACCGATCAAGTAACCGGTCGCCTCGTCGTAATTCATGACGCAGGTGGCGTTGCCGTGAATGCCCATTTTGTGTTCGATCGCACCGCAAGAGACGCTGTTGCGCTCGCCCGGCTCTCCATTCTCGGTGAGCTTGAACTTCGGCACGATGAAGAGCGAGATGCCTTTGACGCCTTCCGGGGCGCCTTCGATCCGTGCCAGCACGAGATGGATGATGTTCTCCGACATGTCGTGCTCGCCGGCGGAGATGAAGATCTTCTGCCCGGAAATCCGATAGCTTCCATCACCGTCCGGCACGGCCTTGGTGCGCAGGAGTCCGAGGTCGGTGCCGCAATGCGGCTCGGTGAGATTCATTGTTCCGGTCCAGGTGCCGTCCACCATTTTTGGCAGGTAGGCCTGCTTCTGTTCGTCAGAACCATGTGCCAGGATGGCGGCGATCGCGCCCTGCGTCAGGCCGGGATACATCATCAGCGCCATATTGGCCGAAGACATGTATTCGCCGACGGCCGTGTGCAGCGTATAGGGCAGGCCCTGTCCGCCGAACTCCTCCGGCACGGCCAGCCCGAGCCAGCCGGCCTCACGGTAGAGATCATAGGCCTCCTTGAACCCCTTCGGCACGGTGACCGATCCGTGCTCATGGCGTTTGCAGCCTTCCTCGTCGCCGGAGAGATTGACCGGGAAGAGCGCCTCCTCAGAAAGCTTCGCCGCTTCGCCGATGATCGCTGCAAGCATGTCGGGGCTCGCATCGGCGAATCCCGGCAGGTTGTGGTAGCGCTCGATCCCGAGCACGTCGTTGAGGATGAACAGGGTGTCTTCAACCGGAGCCTTGTAGATGGGCATTCTTTCCTCGCCTCGATATCCCCTCGGGCCGCGCCGCGCGGCTTGCCCGATTCCTGCTGCCCGTGCGGCAGCGTCGGAATGATGCTACAAAACTTTGACGTTTGCGTAAACGTCAAAAATTCCGCTATGAAAACTTTCGTGCAGCGCGCCTCGCGGACCTATGCTTCCTGATGAATCGTTAAAAATCGTACCGGTTAACGGCTTGTTTACCACGTTCACTGAATTGTGCGCTCTGAGATGGTCAAAGCTGCAACCGGTCCGATTCGCCCGTGTTGCGGCTTTGCCCGCATCGGCTGAACCGCTTCACGATGAGGGCATTCCCCTCCCATGGCGCTTCCGATGATGGTCGACGACAGAGGCGAGAGACAATGAACGGATCGCGATCCAATTCTCAGCGCATGGGCAACCCGTCCTATGGCGACAGGTCCTCGCTCGATGCCCTCAATCGCACCATCGAGGGGCTTGAGGCACGCATCGAAGGCCTGATGAGCAGCGTCAGCCGTGAGCCGCGTCAGCCGGAGAGGCCGCACGCACCGGCCAACAATCCGGTGTCCGAGATCCTCCAGCGCCAACGCGTACTTAGTGCCGGTCGCGAGCGCTCGCCATTGCGAGAGCATCTGGCCGCGCGCGAAGCAGAGCGTTCGGCTCCCGCCAGGCACCCGGAAGCGCGATTTCAGCCGCATTCGCCTGTGCCGGCACCGGCCCGAACCTCCGCGGCTAACGAGATCGCCGAGGCGCTCGTGGGTTTGCGGCAGGATCTGAAGCGCGAGATCAGCGACGGTCTTGTA is drawn from Sinorhizobium sojae CCBAU 05684 and contains these coding sequences:
- a CDS encoding acyl-CoA dehydrogenase C-terminal domain-containing protein, translated to MPIYKAPVEDTLFILNDVLGIERYHNLPGFADASPDMLAAIIGEAAKLSEEALFPVNLSGDEEGCKRHEHGSVTVPKGFKEAYDLYREAGWLGLAVPEEFGGQGLPYTLHTAVGEYMSSANMALMMYPGLTQGAIAAILAHGSDEQKQAYLPKMVDGTWTGTMNLTEPHCGTDLGLLRTKAVPDGDGSYRISGQKIFISAGEHDMSENIIHLVLARIEGAPEGVKGISLFIVPKFKLTENGEPGERNSVSCGAIEHKMGIHGNATCVMNYDEATGYLIGAENKGLNAMFVMMNEARLGVGMQGLAIAEIAYQNAANYARERLQGRSLSGAKEPDKKADPIIVHPDIRRTLMTIKAFNEAGRAFTLWTALQSDIAHRSDKEADRQTADDLLSLMTPILKGVLTDKGFDHAVMAQQVFGGHGYIEEHGMSQYVRDARIAMIYEGANGIQALDLVGRKLAMNGGRAVMALFKEIGDFCEENRGDDRLSAYTKALKKGLNDLQAATMWFMQNAMAKPENAGAGSTDYMHLFGLVVLGYMWAKIAKTAEERLAAGGAGNADYLRNKLITARFFMERIMPETALRKARIETGADTMMALDAAAF